The Odocoileus virginianus isolate 20LAN1187 ecotype Illinois chromosome 27, Ovbor_1.2, whole genome shotgun sequence genome has a window encoding:
- the LOC110149594 gene encoding DLA class II histocompatibility antigen, DR-1 beta chain-like isoform X7, which produces MGRPAAERWNRWPHALQRARAAVRTFCASNYRFFASLTVQRRVEPTVTVYPAKTRPLRQHNLLVCSVNGFYPGHVEVRWFRNGREEEAGVVSTGLIPNGDWTFQIMVMLEVVPQGGEVYACHVEHPSLTNPITVEWRAQDKSSQEKMLSGIGACVLGLLFLGMGLLFYIRRALRGGPRKGEEAARRGRCGNSPLLCSCRSPELEQRP; this is translated from the exons ATGGGGCGGCCGGCGGCCGAGCGCTGGAACCGCTGGCCCCACGCCCTGCAGCGGGCCCGCGCCGCCGTGCGCACCTTCTGCGCCAGCAACTACCGGTTCTTTGCGAGCCTCACGGTGCAGAGGAGAG TGGAGCCCACGGTGACTGTGTATCCTGCGAAGACCCGGCCCCTGCGGCAGCACAACCTCCTAGTCTGCTCTGTGAATGGCTTCTACCCAGGCCACGTTGAGGTCAGGTGGTTCCGGAACGGCCGGGAAGAGGAGGCCGGGGTGGTCTCCACAGGCCTGATCCCTAACGGAGACTGGACCTTCCAGATCATGGTGATGCTTGAAGTAGTTCCTCAGGGTGGAGAGGTCTATGCCTGCCATGTGGAGCACCCCAGCCTAACGAACCCCATCACAGTGGAATGGA GGGCACAGGACAAATCTtcacaagaaaagatgctgagTGGAATCGGGGCCTGTGTTCTAGGTCTGCTCTTCCTTGGGATGGGGCTGCTCTTCTACATCAGGAG AGCTCTCAGGGGAGGCCCCAGAAAGGGGGAAGAAGCAGCGAGAAGAGGTCGGTGTGGAAACAGccctctcctctgctcctgcAGGTCTCCTGAGCTGGAGCAGAGACCGTGA